Proteins encoded together in one Psilocybe cubensis strain MGC-MH-2018 chromosome 8, whole genome shotgun sequence window:
- a CDS encoding Periodic tryptophan protein 2-like protein (Periodic tryptophan protein 2 homolog), translating into MKANYKFSNICGTVYRQGNILFTRDGNSLYSPVGNRVSVFDLVNNKSFTFAFENRKNIAAIALSPDGNVLISVDEDGRALLVNARRGVVLHHFNFHKSVKDIQFSPDGQYIAVTHGAHIQVWRTPNHLLREFAPFTLHRTYTGHHDDVLSIQWSPDSQCFITTSRDMTARLFTLNPLEGFRPKTFAGHKDAVIGAYFSADGNAIYTVSRDGAVFTWKAKETSDDENSDTEDTPVASTSNGISRDLLNRIANTRWGVHKRNYFSQPGTRVVCSTFHAASNLLVVGFSTGIFGLWEMPSFSNIHTLSISQEKISSVAISPSGEWLAFGARKLGQLLVWEWQSESYVLKQQGHYYDMNTLAYAPDGQTIATGGDDGKVKVWSTYSGFCFVTFTEHSAPISSVAFAKQGSVLFSASLDGTVRAYDLIRYRNFRTFTSPSPVQFSCLAVDPSGEVVAAGSTDSFEVFLWSVQTGKLLDVMAGHTGPVSSLAFSPTGANQLASVSWDKTMRVWNIFGRSGAVEPFSLNSDCLALAFRPDGREVAVSTLDGQITFFDIQDSKQTNVIDGRKDVSGGRKLDDRVSAANNASGKSYNSLAYTADGRCLLAGGNSKYVVLYDVREGEGVMVKKFQISENLSLDGTQEFLDSRRINDAGINVDLIDNRDGSDLEDRLDTSLPGASRGAGDMSIRRFRQEARTKCVRFSPTGRAWAAASTEGLLIYSLDESVTFDPFDLTIDLTPQSVLRVLGDHEYLKALVMAFRLTEKPLIQRVYESIPRADIRLIARQLPVIYVPLLLRFVGEHLDKSPHIEFDLVWVNTLLMTHGRLLRDRSGEFASVFRVLQKGLGDFEQSISKLCEENTSTLSYLIDQVKVNQEKDDEIISAPSS; encoded by the exons ATGAAGGCCAACTACAAG TTTTCCAACATATGTGGAACGGTCTATAGACAAGGCAATATACTGTTTACTCGCGATGGCAACTCATTATATAGTCCTGTTGGAAATCGAGTTTCGGTCTTCGACCTTGTAAA TAACAAGTCGTTCACTTTTGCGTTTGAAAACAGAAAGAATATTGCTGCTATTGCGTTGAGTCCGGATGGAAATGTTCTCATATCAGTGGACGAAG ACGGACGCGCCTTGCTTGTGAATGCTCGCAGAGGTGTTGTCCTTCATCATTTCAATTTCCACAAATCGGTCAAAGACATTCAATTTTCGCCCGACGGACA ATACATTGCTGTGACCCATGGTGCTCATATTCAAGTGTGGAGAACGCCCAACCATCTTTTGCGCGAGTTTGCGCCTTTCACCTTGCATAGAACATACACGGGACATCATGATGATGTTTTGAGTATCCAATGGTCTCCAGACTCGCA ATGTTTCATTACCACATCGAGGGATATGACTGCCCGACTTTTCACCCTAAATCCACTAGAGGGATTCCGTCCAAAGACTTTTGCTGGCCACAAAGATGCAGTGATAGGAGCATACTTTTCAGCTGATGGCAATGCG ATCTATACCGTAAGCAGAGACGGAGCAGTTTTCACTTGGAAGGCGAAAGAAACTTCGGACGACGAAAACTCAGACACCGAAGACACACCGGTTGCCTCAACATCAAACGGCATTTCTCGCGATCTGCTCAATCGAATTGCTAACACGAGATGGGGTGTACATAAGCGCAATTATTTCAGCCAACCTGGTACGAGAGTCGTATGCTCCACCTTCCATGCTGCTTCCAATCTTCTCGTTGTCGGATTTTCGACGGGTATCTTTGGGCTATGGGAGATGCCTTCCTTTTCGAACATTCATACGCTGAGCATATCGCAAGAAAAGATATCTTCGGTCGCTATCAGCCCGTCAGGAGAATGGTTGGCCTTCGGCGCTCGTAAATTGGGACAGCTACTCGTTTGGGAATGGCAGTCCGAATCGTATGTCCTGAAACAGCAAGGCCATTACTACGACATGAACACTCTCGCCTACGCGCCGGACGGCCAGACGATAGCAACTGGAGGCGACGATGGCAAAGTAAAAGTGTGGTCGACATATTCGGGATTTTGTTTTGTCACTTTCACCGAACATAGTGCTCCCATCTCCTCCGTCGCGTTCGCCAAACAGGGCAGTGTGCTTTTTTCAGCCTCCCTAGACGGCACTGTGCGAGCATATGATCTCATCCGATACCGTAATTTCCGAACTTTTACCTCGCCTTCACCAGTTCAGTTCTCCTGCCTGGCAGTCGATCCATCCGGAGAAGTGGTCGCGGCTGGTTCGACAGATTCCTTCGAAGTGTTTCTGTGGTCCGTCCAGACGGGCAAGCTGCTTGATGTGATGGCAGGTCATACCGGTCCTGTCAGCTCTCTTGCCTTTTCGCCTACAGGCGCCAACCAACTGGCCAGTGTATCCTGGGACAAGACTATGCGTGTTTGGAATATCTTTGGCCGTTCTGGTGCTGTGGAGCCTTTTTCATTAAATTCCGATTGTCTGGCTCTTGCTTTCCGACCAGATGGCAGGGAAGTTGCCGTATCAACTCTAGATGGTCAAATCACATTCTTTGATATCCAAGATAGCAAGCAAACCAACGTCATCGATGGTAGGAAAGATGTATCGGGTGGACGAAAGTTGGATGACCGAGTTTCGGCTGCGAACAATGCATCGGGAAAGTCATATAATAGCTTGGCCTATACTGCAGACGGTCGTTGTCTTCTTGCTGGAGGAAACAGCAAATATGTTGTCCTATACGACGtacgagaaggagaaggcgTTATGGTTAAGAAATTCCAGATCTCAGAGAATCTGTCACTGGACGGAACACAGGAGTTCCTGGACAGCAGGCGGATTAACGATGCGGGGATTAATGTCGATCTTATTGATAATAGGGATGGGAGTGATCTTGAAGATAGACTAGACACGAGTTTGCCAGGGGCTAGCCGTGGTGCAGGTGACATGTCAATTCGTCGGTTCCGCCAAGAAGCGCGCACGAAGTGCGTACGATTCTCTCCAACTGGGCGCGCttgggcagcagcttcaacggAAGGACTCCTTATCTATTCACTTGATGAATCTGTAACCTTCGATCCTTTCGACCTGACCATTGATTTGACCCCGCAATCCGTTCTCCGCGTACTGGGCGACCACGAATATCTCAAGGCCCTTGTTATGGCTTTCCGCCTCACTGAAAAACCCCTTATCCAACGGGTGTACGAATCAATACCACGTGCAGACATTCGCTTGATTGCTCGCCAACTCCCAGTGATATAcgttcctcttcttctcaggtTTGTGGGAGAGCATCTCGATAAAAGCCCACACATCGAATTTGATCTTGTGTGGGTCAACACTCTTCTTATGACACACGGACGCCTGCTTCGTGATCGCTCTGGGGAGTTCGCTAGTGTCTTCAGAGTCCTCCAGAAGGGGTTGGGTGATTTTGAACAATCTATATCAAAATT GTGCGAGGAGAACACGTCCACGCTTTCATACCTAATTGACCAGGTCAAGGTCAACCAAGAAAAGGATGACGAGATAATCTCGGCGCCATCGTCGTAA